One Lagenorhynchus albirostris chromosome 8, mLagAlb1.1, whole genome shotgun sequence genomic region harbors:
- the TAC1 gene encoding protachykinin-1 isoform X1, with translation MKILVALAVFFLVSTQLFAEEIGANDDLNYWSDWSDRDQIKEELPEPFEHLLQRIARRPKPQQFFGLMGKRDADSSIEKQVALLQALYGHGQLSHKRHKTDSFVGLMGKRALNSVAYERSAMQNYERRHK, from the exons ATGAAAATCCTCGTGGCCTTGGCAGTCTTTTTTCTCGTCTCCACTCAACTGTTTGCAGAAGAAATTGGAGCCAACGATGATCTGAATTATTGGTCTGACTGGTCCGACAGAGACCAGATCAAG GAGGAGCTGCCCGAGCCCTTTGAGCATCTTCTGCAGAGAATCGCCCGCAGACCCAAGCCTCAGCAGTTCTTCGGATTAATGGGCAAACGGGACGCTG ATTCCTCAATTGAAAAACAGGTGGCCCTGTTACAGGCTCTTTATG gaCATGGCCAGCTCTCTCATAAAA GGCATAAAACAGATTCCTTTGTTGGACTAATGGGCAAAAGAGCTTTAAATTCTG TGGCTTATGAAAGGAGTGCAATGCAGAATTatgaaagaagacataaataa
- the TAC1 gene encoding protachykinin-1 isoform X3, which yields MKILVALAVFFLVSTQLFAEEIGANDDLNYWSDWSDRDQIKEELPEPFEHLLQRIARRPKPQQFFGLMGKRDADSSIEKQVALLQALYGHGQLSHKMAYERSAMQNYERRHK from the exons ATGAAAATCCTCGTGGCCTTGGCAGTCTTTTTTCTCGTCTCCACTCAACTGTTTGCAGAAGAAATTGGAGCCAACGATGATCTGAATTATTGGTCTGACTGGTCCGACAGAGACCAGATCAAG GAGGAGCTGCCCGAGCCCTTTGAGCATCTTCTGCAGAGAATCGCCCGCAGACCCAAGCCTCAGCAGTTCTTCGGATTAATGGGCAAACGGGACGCTG ATTCCTCAATTGAAAAACAGGTGGCCCTGTTACAGGCTCTTTATG gaCATGGCCAGCTCTCTCATAAAA TGGCTTATGAAAGGAGTGCAATGCAGAATTatgaaagaagacataaataa
- the TAC1 gene encoding protachykinin-1 isoform X2 encodes MKILVALAVFFLVSTQLFAEEIGANDDLNYWSDWSDRDQIKEELPEPFEHLLQRIARRPKPQQFFGLMGKRDAGHGQLSHKRHKTDSFVGLMGKRALNSVAYERSAMQNYERRHK; translated from the exons ATGAAAATCCTCGTGGCCTTGGCAGTCTTTTTTCTCGTCTCCACTCAACTGTTTGCAGAAGAAATTGGAGCCAACGATGATCTGAATTATTGGTCTGACTGGTCCGACAGAGACCAGATCAAG GAGGAGCTGCCCGAGCCCTTTGAGCATCTTCTGCAGAGAATCGCCCGCAGACCCAAGCCTCAGCAGTTCTTCGGATTAATGGGCAAACGGGACGCTG gaCATGGCCAGCTCTCTCATAAAA GGCATAAAACAGATTCCTTTGTTGGACTAATGGGCAAAAGAGCTTTAAATTCTG TGGCTTATGAAAGGAGTGCAATGCAGAATTatgaaagaagacataaataa
- the TAC1 gene encoding protachykinin-1 isoform X4 — translation MKILVALAVFFLVSTQLFAEEIGANDDLNYWSDWSDRDQIKEELPEPFEHLLQRIARRPKPQQFFGLMGKRDAGHGQLSHKMAYERSAMQNYERRHK, via the exons ATGAAAATCCTCGTGGCCTTGGCAGTCTTTTTTCTCGTCTCCACTCAACTGTTTGCAGAAGAAATTGGAGCCAACGATGATCTGAATTATTGGTCTGACTGGTCCGACAGAGACCAGATCAAG GAGGAGCTGCCCGAGCCCTTTGAGCATCTTCTGCAGAGAATCGCCCGCAGACCCAAGCCTCAGCAGTTCTTCGGATTAATGGGCAAACGGGACGCTG gaCATGGCCAGCTCTCTCATAAAA TGGCTTATGAAAGGAGTGCAATGCAGAATTatgaaagaagacataaataa